Proteins encoded in a region of the Armatimonadota bacterium genome:
- a CDS encoding DUF881 domain-containing protein, whose amino-acid sequence MLGTSHTLRVWKVSRLQATLAALLAAVGFLAATQVRNELLIRRHLRVPSQRLEELGFLLREQERARSALEQQIVELRERLRAYEQGVAQGRARMEALSQDLERLRTLAGLVAVVGPGVVVELDDSPQPLRPGDDPNTVILHYTDLQAVVNDLWAGGADAVAINGERVVVSTGLTCVGTTILCNAKRIAPPYRITAIGNPAALQAYLTRPGGILEALRAFGFPVKVTTASRLVVPAYRGGYRFTFARPAEAPP is encoded by the coding sequence ATGCTGGGCACTTCTCATACACTGCGCGTGTGGAAGGTCTCCCGCCTGCAGGCCACCCTGGCGGCGCTGCTGGCCGCGGTGGGTTTTCTGGCCGCCACCCAGGTGCGTAACGAACTGCTGATCCGCCGGCACCTGCGGGTACCATCCCAGCGGCTGGAGGAACTGGGCTTCCTGCTGCGGGAGCAGGAGCGGGCCCGCTCGGCCCTGGAGCAGCAGATCGTGGAATTGCGGGAGCGGCTGCGGGCCTACGAGCAGGGGGTCGCCCAGGGCCGGGCCCGGATGGAGGCCCTCAGCCAGGACCTGGAACGGCTGCGGACGCTGGCGGGGCTGGTGGCGGTGGTCGGGCCCGGCGTGGTGGTGGAGCTGGATGACAGCCCGCAGCCCCTGCGCCCCGGGGACGACCCCAACACGGTGATCCTCCATTACACGGACCTGCAGGCGGTGGTCAACGACCTGTGGGCGGGCGGGGCCGATGCGGTGGCCATCAACGGGGAGCGGGTGGTGGTGTCCACGGGCCTGACCTGTGTGGGCACCACCATCCTGTGCAACGCCAAGCGCATCGCCCCGCCCTACCGGATCACGGCCATCGGCAATCCGGCGGCGCTCCAGGCATATCTCACCCGGCCGGGGGGCATCCTGGAGGCCCTGCGGGCGTTCGGGTTTCCGGTGAAGGTGACGACAGCCTCGCGGCTGGTGGTGCCAGCGTACCGGGGTGGCTACCGGTTCACCTTCGCCCGCCCCGCGGAGGCCCCGCCGTAG
- a CDS encoding DUF1290 domain-containing protein: MWLPVLGLLVGIVLGFLSSVEIPLGVVKYTAIAILAAIDTVLGGLRAQLEDRFDLSIFLSGFFANTFFAALLTAIGDLLGVDIYLGAVIAFSIRIFGNVGFIRRDLLERYWRGARRGPAGETGRIP; this comes from the coding sequence ATGTGGTTGCCCGTGCTCGGCCTGCTGGTCGGCATCGTCCTGGGGTTTCTGTCGTCGGTGGAGATCCCGCTGGGGGTGGTCAAGTACACGGCCATCGCCATCCTGGCCGCCATCGACACGGTCCTGGGCGGCCTGCGGGCCCAGCTGGAGGACCGCTTTGACCTGTCCATCTTCCTCAGCGGCTTCTTTGCCAACACGTTCTTTGCGGCGCTGCTGACCGCCATCGGGGACCTGCTGGGGGTGGACATCTACCTGGGCGCCGTGATTGCCTTTTCCATCCGGATCTTCGGCAACGTGGGCTTCATCCGCCGGGACCTGCTGGAGCGGTACTGGCGCGGCGCCAGGCGGGGTCCGGCAGGAGAGACGGGGCGGATCCCCTGA
- the gap gene encoding type I glyceraldehyde-3-phosphate dehydrogenase, with the protein MMVRVGINGFGRIGRQSLRAMLERYPDRLQVTAVNDIADLRTNAHLFKYDSNYGTFPGQVEARDGELRVNQWTMKVFSEREPSAIPWREAGVDIVVEATGRFTAAEKARGHLAGGARKVVITAPAKGEDITLNMGVNHELYDPRVHTIVSNGSCTTNCLAVTAKVLSREFGIRRGFMTTVHSYTNTQRILDVVGENLREARAAALNIIPATTGAARAIFLVLPELRGKMHGIALRVPTPTVSIVDLVCELERPVTADAVNAAYRRYSQEEMRGYLGYSEEELVSMDYKGSPYSAVVDAPLTTVIEDTLVKVMSWYDNEWGYACRVADLVAYMAERGL; encoded by the coding sequence ATCATGGTCCGCGTGGGCATCAACGGATTTGGCCGGATCGGCCGCCAGTCGCTGAGGGCAATGCTGGAGCGCTACCCCGACCGGCTCCAGGTGACGGCCGTCAACGACATCGCCGACCTCCGGACCAACGCCCACCTGTTCAAGTACGACTCCAACTACGGCACGTTCCCCGGACAGGTGGAGGCCCGGGACGGCGAGCTGCGCGTCAACCAGTGGACCATGAAGGTGTTCAGCGAACGCGAGCCGTCGGCCATCCCCTGGCGGGAGGCGGGGGTGGACATCGTGGTGGAGGCCACCGGCCGGTTCACCGCCGCCGAGAAGGCCCGCGGCCACCTGGCCGGAGGCGCCCGCAAGGTGGTCATCACCGCGCCGGCCAAGGGTGAGGACATCACCCTCAACATGGGGGTCAATCACGAGCTGTACGATCCCCGGGTGCACACCATCGTCAGCAACGGTTCGTGCACCACCAACTGCCTGGCGGTGACCGCCAAGGTGCTCAGCCGGGAGTTTGGCATCCGCCGGGGGTTCATGACCACCGTCCACTCCTACACCAACACCCAGCGGATCCTGGACGTGGTGGGCGAGAACCTGCGGGAGGCCCGGGCGGCGGCCCTGAACATCATCCCGGCCACCACCGGGGCGGCCCGCGCCATCTTCCTGGTCCTCCCCGAACTGCGGGGAAAGATGCACGGCATCGCCCTGCGGGTGCCCACCCCCACCGTCTCCATCGTGGACCTGGTGTGCGAGCTGGAGCGGCCGGTGACCGCGGACGCGGTCAACGCCGCCTACCGGCGCTACAGCCAGGAGGAGATGCGCGGGTACCTGGGCTACAGCGAGGAGGAGCTGGTCTCCATGGACTACAAGGGCAGCCCCTATTCGGCGGTGGTGGACGCGCCGCTGACCACCGTCATCGAGGACACCCTGGTGAAGGTCATGTCCTGGTACGACAACGAGTGGGGCT